TCACCCAACCCGCCCTCCTCCCCGCGACCGAGCTCGGGCGGCAGCTCCACGGAGAACCTGCCCTTCGCGGACGAGGGCAGCCTGACCATCCGTCGGCAGGgacgaggagaaggagaaggacagGTAGTTATCCATATACATTTTCTCTATCGACCTGTCGGTCTTTCTGTCGCTTAAATGTGACGCAATACTCGTAAAGTCAGACGCTTTCTGCGTTTTGTCAGCATCCATTTTTACCTGTCAACGCTTTGAATGTCTGTGCAACAATTGTCTCTTACCACGAACGTATGAATTTTCCGTTagtgtgtattttgtgtgtgcCTGCAGGGAGACACCGAGGGTCCCCCTGCAGACGCCGGCTTTGTGCAGGACGAGGTTTCCAGAGTGGAGGAGACGGCGACCCTGAAGCGACGCCCGCTCAGCACCAAGGGACACCCCAACGGCTCGGACTTCACCCTGCAAGAGTCCTCCACCGTCAAGCGAAGGCCAAAGAGTCGAGACAAGGAGCCCGACGGGTATTCCGTCCCCGCCGGACCGGACGCCGACCCTGGTGCCAGAGTGCCTCCCAACACAACGCAGCCGGTCCCGTACCAGAACGGGACCGCCACGGTGAAGCGTCGCCCGGTGTCCGACGCCGGAGTCACTGAGCAGCCTCCTGCGACCCGCCGAGACAGCCTGGACCAAACTGCCCCCGCCAGCAACGACGCGGCTCCCGTGAGGAAACCCAAGCCTCCGGTGTCGCCGAAGCCCATCGTGGCTCAGATCAAGAGGCAGGGAGCCCCTCAAAACTCCCCGCAGGccaccacaaacaaaagagtcCCACTGCCTGGCCCTGGCACGCCGGGCAGCCCAGGTGAGACTGAGTTTAGCCCTCATCTCTGTTACCGTActcacctgtctcacctctgTCCTGCTTCAGTTGAAGGCAAAAAGATCCCTCCTCCAGTGTCCCCCAAACCGGCTCCCCCGCCCACGGCACCCAAACCCTCCAAGCTGTTGCACTCCATCACCAGCCCCCAGTCGCCCACCCAGGGCCCCCCTCCTGTCAAGCAGCACGCCGCCGTGCCCCGCCAAACCAGCTCCCCGCCCTCGCTCTTACACGCCAACACCCCGAGCCCCCCCAACGCAAAGCCACTGAGCCCCACCTCCCAGAGCCCCCACACCCCCCAGACGCCGACCACGCCTCAGACACCTCAGACTCCCGCCACTCCGAGTCCAACCCCTCCGCCGGTGAAACCTCCTCGCTCCTCCATTGGCGGCGTCTCGGTGGACAGCGGGATGACGGGGGGCGGGGTGACGGCGCCGACTGCCACCACTCCAGACTTCAGCGTGGATTCTCTGGTTCatcagaagctggaggagaccaGCGCGTCCTTGGCTGCGGCGCTGCAGGCCGTGGAGGACAAGATCCTGCGACAAGAAGAGTAAGAGCTCAGACACACAGTGAGACTCGGGTTTGACCTGCAACGTGACCTGCTGAAATGACGAGTCCCACATGCGTGATGGAGTTCCCGTGACTCGAGAAGCACATGCGAGGATTTGCTTTCTTGAACAAGTTCTCACTGACTCAAGCCGCGTCACGTTGTGGAGTCACCTGAACTGACTCGACTCGGTTGCATGTGTTAACTCAAGCATGTCCGCAGGTCCGTGACGGAGCAGAAGACGACGGTCAGCATCCTGGACGACATCGGCAGCATGTTCGACGACCTGGCCGACCAGCTGGACGCCATGCTGGAGTAACCATAGCGACCAGCGTCTCCATGGCGACGGGGCTCCAGGACTCTGATGGCACAacatcatctccatctctgcATCCACCTTCCTGCTCGCCATTCGTCCGACCATCCGCCCTCTTCCTCTCATCCTGGACGACGCGTGACCAGAGGAGGCGACAGAGAGACgcaggagagagacggaggTAACGGGGGACCACAAGGAAACCTGTCTTTCCCAAGAAAAAATAGCAATCGCGGGTCGAACTGTCTGCAGACCCTGGGATCTCAAGTGTGTGATGAGTCATAGTGCGTGTACATCCTCAGCATGGAGAGTTTATATCTACTGACAGAGTCCTGCATTAGCACAGTAATCTATCTATAATCGATGATCAATATCTTTGCTTTGATGTCTTGGTTCTGTGTTGGAATGGTGCCCTCTGGTGTTGTGACCATGTAAAAGACTCGCCGGACGGACATCTGTGACCAAAAATGGGAGAACCCAGTGTGGAGCGGAGGTGTGTGCACGTGCGGGTCCCTCCTCCCCCACACGCAGAAGCACAACGACCCGAcaagtttacacacacacacacacacacacaccgccgcAGCAGCACACGACTCCAGCaggttgtcatggaaacacaagggtaaaaaaacaaacgtgcAACATTGTATTTCAAGTTAAAGATCAGAtctgttgcctagcaacaaaGTTTTGAGTCGCAGAATACCCAGAATGCATCAGAGACTTTCAAAATCTGCAAGGGAGTTTAGCGAGCATAATCGTGGAGTCGCGGCAGCAAGAGCACAACAAAGATCCACCGTCTATTATTGTCCAGGGTGTGGCGCCCAAGTGTAATTGTGGCTAACTTGCGAGTCCTCGTCGTCGTACACACCTGTTAGCTGCTAGCTGGATCCTTCCGGGGCTagttgagctgagccagaggtcACGGATGCCAGTTGGCgcctcagagctgagccagaaggcccGTCTTGTGTAGACCAGCCTGAAGCAAGTTTGGTTCGCAGGCAATAAGTGGGACGACGCGACCCGAAAAGCGACAAACATTGTTGCCACGACAATCTGCAGCCTCGTCACCATGGTTACGGCACAAAAACCTGCGCGACACAAACGACGTAGGGTAGTTCTCCCGCTCTTTTCGTAGGAAGCAATCCCATAATGCACCTGCATGTGTCCAGGTCCCGCCAGAGCGCCCGGAAGAGCTATTGACACCAGAGAGATTCTATATATGAATAGATGTATAAATGGATATTTGCAACCACAACTAAGAGGCAGACGTGTATTTATGGCCCGTGGACTGTTTTTGGACGTGCGCTCGCTTCTCCGTGCTGCAGCGTCCCGGGCGGCCGGCTGTGTGCTCAACATCGCCAGCGTGTTCCTGtgctttctcttcttttctgACTTTTGTATGATTTCACACGCAGTCGTGGTTTTTCTTTCAAACATGTGCCTTGCTTTGTGCTTCGTTTGGTTCCGGGTATGAGATGAGTGGAACGACGTGACGCGTCCTCGCCGAGCCGCCACAGCCCCcccaacgcacacacacacacacacacacacacacacacacacttgtgtctgtagccttgtgaggacctcccattgccatcaccctgaacctaaccgaccaaaacacatggtaaatcatacagtcctcacaaggatgaagaattggtccccacaaagtaggataaacaggCCCACACACTCATGGAAACACTGTCCATTCCTTTCATCCCACTGCACCTCTCTGTGATGCATTTACTTGCAGGTGAAGCAGTAGGAAATCTCACACTCAGTTTTGTTCTCTGACCTAATTGGGGGGATTCTACTAATTTTAATGCTGGAGGACTAGAGGTCACACAGTGGTCCAAAGGTCACACCTGCGACACCAggatttatttatctatttattctgaggacatgtttttgttttgtgactttAAGGAGGAACTTGAGCGAaaggtcgctggttcaaatcccatGTAGAGAACCCTGCAATGAGTTCGTCTTTCATGGTTATTTAAgatatggaaaataaaaaaaaaaaaaaaaaaaaaaaaaacagatgaagtgAAAAATATTAAGGTGGGTTTGGCATTATAAAaatattctctcatttattatgatttttccaaatgttttttatgcattttaaaCCAAGAAACCCAATTGTTTTAAGTCGACGAATATGACTAAAATTATAAAATAGAAATCCTTATCAGCCCTgaagaatatttcattttaaatctcactgaaattatttcagATTATTTTAATACTAAACAAGATTTACAATTAATTAAATTACATTCAGGTAAAATGACATGattaatacatatttttaattaaCTCAAAGTAGGCGCTACAAATAATTTAAAAGAacagatgaataaaataaaatgcacttcCGCCTGTATATGTAGATATTTTTTAATACTTAAAAATGAGTCTTATAATTATCGTATTCCAGTTCATGAAGATGCTTTTAAGTGTTATCAGTGGTATTCACTACATTCAAACTGAAATAATTggtgcaaaaataaatgattgaaacgatgttttaaaaaaaagaaaaatatgagtaataatataatattaagtATGATTGAATGAAGATGAAAACCATGACTGAAATGAATCTAAAATTTGTAAGTTATTCGGGATATAACTTTTTCCACTCCAACCGTCCCTGAATGCATCGTGGATTCTCTTGTTGTTTCTTGGTCCTCACGCGCCACGTGGAGGAACAACGTGTCGGACGCTCCGAACTGGGACATTTCGGCCTCTGTCTGGCTGCGGGACTCACGCGGACGTTGGAGGGAGACGCACGAAAAAGTGGAGGAGGACGTTTTCATCTGAGCTCTTCTGTCGCTGCGAGTGATTGTACgagtgtgcgcgtgtgcgtgtgtcacCGCTTCAGAcaagtgtgcgtgcgtgtgtttgcgaaagtgagtgtgtgcttgcaaaatgaataaataaatgttcgaTACAAAGGATTGGTGGCGGTTTTATTGTCCTCGTCCGGAAActttctgaaataaaatgccGGGGTTCTTGAGCAAGGCATTTAACATTCGGTGACGGTTCtatttcatgttaaaaaaatgaagattgaaaaataaaaatatatataatagttaTTGTGAATAGTTtatttgacaaacattttgGAAGCAAATATATTAATTTTCCCGTGAACGTTTTAATTTTGTGATGACAAtgtattttttccaaaataaaaatgtatctttgtaacataaaaaataagtataataataatatataaaattgttattattatatttttttttaagttacaaagatttatttatatatttttattctggaAAACTAAAATACATTGTGATCACAAAAAATAATTCTAAAATTTAAATGTTCACGGGAAATTTTATGTATTTGCGACAAAAATGTTtgtacaaaaatatgttttggggaaaaaaaggttatAACATTACTAGCAATTCAgacaaaaagaagaggaaaatggCAGGAAACCTCATGCATttttcaatgttaaaaaaaaaacaacaaaaaatagtaaaagaaaGTACAATTATTAACGTTGAATGGCCAGAGTTTCATGATTGATAAaagctgaaacaaaaacacagcgtGAACAAACTCCAGACCTCCAGAGGTAACAAGTGTACAACAGTTTATTGATCAGGtatcaggtcacatgactacaATGAAATCACTGATCGGTGAGTAAAACTTTATCAACAAGCAAAATACTTCAATACACACAcgcgtgtgcacgtgtgtgtgtgaagaccaCTGTGACGCAGGCAAGTAAAGTTACAAGTTGAAACCCAATATGGGCCCACAGCTGATCCCTCTTGCTCAATGGCACTTAAGTCAGGGAGGTTCATGACACTTGAAGagacaaaaacatctgtgtgaAGTCGTATGACCGAAATTATGGCACAAAACTCAGAAGAGGAGTCACATGGTCAGTCCGCCGCAAGTTCATGGCACGAACACCAACTGGGATTTTATCGACCACGAGGACGAGCCAGAGCTGGACGCGCTGTTGAGCCACTCAAAACGAGTGGTGGAGAGAGAAACGCAACTTCCTGGTTTTCATGATCAGAGAGACAAAGAAAGTTCCATTTcgccatgaaaaaaaatacttttcacaCAAAACCAAAATGATTCAGATGAAATAATAACTGCTGGTAAAATAACTGATGCTCACAAAGTctaaatcatttaaataaaaaagagtAAATGAAACAGATgcattagtaaaaaaaaatgtacaaaaatattAGTAAAATAATCTGAAATGATTGAAAGTGAGTAAAAAGTAAAACAGAAATGTCAGTAAAAGCGCTCCAGTGGTTATAAAGTTTTGGCTGGACTCAAACATGCGCGCTCCCGCCAGCGCTTGGCTCTGAGTTCGTCAGCAAAGGTGCCATGTTCTCATCCCTAACAGGTCAGACGTCGACATTTGACCCAGACTGAAGCAAATTtctcactctgtgtgtgtgtgtgtgtgtgtgtgtgtgtgtgtgtgtgtgtcgcacaTGAACCATTTTTGCGTCACTGCAACAGTTCCTCCACGACCTTCAACTCGGGCTcgatataaaaaaacaaaaggcatcTTCGTCtcgtcccataatgcactgctgctgctgcgagggCGGCGGCGACTGGCCGGCCTCTTGGCGTCGGCAGAGTTCGGCAGAGAAAATTACAATCAAAGAAAAGAGACAGTCGTGGCAGCAGGGGTCACCAGACGTCACTCAGCAGGTCCAGACCTGCAACGGGAGGAGAACGTGGAGTCACTTTCACAGGTAAAGAGTTCAGTTTGACTCAGACCTGCATCAAGTCGAACTTGACTTGTTCAGTAATTCAAGTGCAAATCCACACACAGTCTGATAAAATGGTCAgttttttgtatgttttcaaGTGAGTTCTGGGGACCTTGACGGTGCTGTCCACGGCCCCGGAGAAGAGACGACCCCTGGAGACGGCCAGAGCCGTGACGCTGCCCTGGTGTCTCAGCAGAGTCTGGGTGCAGATCATGTTGTCCATGCTCcacacctggacacacacacattcgcgGTCAGTAGagtctcactctctcactctctgacTCTCACTCACCCTGAGCGAGCGGTCGTACGAGGCGCTGAAGACTTTGGTCTGGTCCGGCGTGGAGATGACCGCCAGAGCGTAGACCGTCCCCACGTGACCGGTCAGCGTCCTCACCTGCTCCTTCGACTCAATGTCCCAAACCTGAGCAGACAGGTGTCATTACAGAGCtcacacagcagggggcgacacaATGACATTGACAAATCCAAATCTGACGTGTTAGAGATGGACCAAATgtaagaaaagaagaaacagggagggaaggaaaaatgagaagaaaaggaaggaggaaaagaCAAGGACAGAGATGAATGAAAGGGAAATGGAAAGAGGGAAAGTCGGGAGAAAGGACAGGAGAGAAGTAGGAAGGACGGTGAAGAGTGTTGGagggaaagaaaacaagaagaagagatggatgagaggaaagaaagaaCAGCAGAGGAGAAGGAAGGGGAGAGGAGTGTGTGGGCGGAGCTTACATGGATCAGGTTCTCGTAGGTTCCACAGACGATGTGGTGGTTGGTGACTGCGATGGAGTAGACGCTGCCGCCGCTGGTCTGCAGGACGTGGACACACTCCAGCGAGCGGATGTCCCAGATCTGAGAGACAGAGGGGCGTGAGCTCGGCGGCGCCGCCGGCGGGGACAGGGGCTCACGCACCTTGATGGTCTGGTAGGACCCGCTGTACAGGTGGTTCTGGGACGCCACCAGAGCCCGGACCCAGTGGTTCAGACCcgtcagctccttcttcagcttcagctccGTCCCCACAATGTCCCACACCTgccagtccacacacacacacaccgcctgTCAGTCAGGTGACCGGCGGCGGTGTCGCGGGTCGCTCCCCAACCTTGATGGCCTTCAGCGAGCCGCTGAACAGCATGTTGTGGGAGGAGACAAGCGTGCACACGGGGTTGTCGTGGGCGCGGATGGTGTTGACCTTCTGCAGCGTCTGGATGTCCCACACCTGCAGGGGTGGGCGGAGGCGTTAGCATGCTAGCACGTTAGCAGGTCAACAACAGAGGGAGGTCGGAGCTACTGACAATGATGGTGCAGTCCGCGGAGCCACTGTACAGACGGTTGCTATGGAGACGAGAAAGACAAGATCAAGCTCTGAGTCCATCcgcagccgtgtgtgtgtgtgtgtgtgtgtgtgtgtgtgtgtgtgtgtgtgtgtgtgtgtgtgtgtataaatgttcttgtgtggaccgatctttgacaagacactgatcttatgaggacattttggaaggtccacatagagttttgagggtgaaaaggtcaaaataacagtgtctcagtttggctcagagtcctggttaaattTAGCCTTTTGTTTAGATGGTGAGGTTTAAGAGGAGAgggcaatgagcggtcctcacaaggatagaaagacgtgtgtgtgtgtgtgtgttaccctTGGATACACAGCGCCAGCACGATGCCATCATGACCCTCCAGGGTCTTCTGACACTTGTAGGTGGTGCAGGTGTCCCACACCTGGGAGACAGCGATCATGTGACcatctgttgccatggttacaggCACCCATGTCCTGGAACGTTACCTTGATGGTTTTGTCCGAGGAACCGGAGAAGAGCAGGTCTCCAGTGGAGTAGACGCACAGACACCAGACCGGACCCTGGTGACCCACGAAGGTTCCTTTGCACTTGAAGATCTGCTGAGGGTCGTAGGCTGGAGGGAGGACAGGTGAGTGAGCGGACCATGATCACAGCGAGGGGGGGAGGGTGCAGGGAGGGGGGCGTACTCACAGCCCAGGATGCCCATGTTCAGCCTGGCGTTGATGTGCGACAGCTCGTCCTGACAGAGACAGGCGTGAGAACATGGTCTCCACACGCTACAACAGACGGAGCGGAACTCACGTTCAGCATGGACGCATCCCTGCGGAACTCCATCAGGTCCTCGCTCAGTTTACTCTGGTTCTCGTCCAGAACGTCTGCGCGGAGAGACGCGGCGGTGAGTGAGCACGTGGCGCCCTGAGGTCCACAGGGTTCCTACCAAACTTCAGCTCCAGGTTCTTCTCCAGCTGATCCAGCTTCTCTGACAGCTTCCCCAGCATGGAGCGCAGGAAGGCGATGTCCTGGTCCTTCTGGGCCAGAGTGAGCTGCATCTCATGGAACCTAGCGGGCCAACATGGCGGTGAGGAGGGCGCTCTCGCGCTGCGGTCTGGACCGCTGCGCTCACCTGTCGTCCGTCTGCTGCAGGAACTCCTTCAGCCCCTCGAACTTACACACCTCCAGGTGGGTCTCGTACGTGTCCTGGTTGCCGATGAACGTGCACCTGAGCAGAGGAGCGGGTGAGCGGCCGCGCCGGCCTCAGCGAGGCGGTGATGCTGCTCACCCGTATTTGGAGTGTGGACACTTGATGTGCTCGCACTCCTTCAGGTGAGCCTCCAGGTTCATGGTGAGCAGGGGGGGGCACAGTGGGTTGTTGGGGCAGCGCACAGGTCGGTAGTCGCAGCTGGACTCGTGTTCTCTGTGGAGAGTGGCAGCGT
The genomic region above belongs to Synchiropus splendidus isolate RoL2022-P1 chromosome 19, RoL_Sspl_1.0, whole genome shotgun sequence and contains:
- the traf7 gene encoding E3 ubiquitin-protein ligase TRAF7 isoform X1; its protein translation is MSSSKSCRYNRYSAGALANPGSPSATTMDSGIGSRMEASFGPTFSAVAAGAKAEGTSNYKQHRRTPSSSSTLTYSPRDDDDGMPPIGTPRRSDSAISIRSLHSESNMSLRSTFSLHEEEEDTEPQVFAEQPSVKLCCQLCCNVFKDPVITTCGHTFCRRCALTSDKCPVDAAKLTVVVNNIAVAEQIGELFIHCKYGCRATACAAGAAAAASNATVAGKPGAFEVDPLGCPFTIKLSARKEHESSCDYRPVRCPNNPLCPPLLTMNLEAHLKECEHIKCPHSKYGCTFIGNQDTYETHLEVCKFEGLKEFLQQTDDRFHEMQLTLAQKDQDIAFLRSMLGKLSEKLDQLEKNLELKFDVLDENQSKLSEDLMEFRRDASMLNDELSHINARLNMGILGSYDPQQIFKCKGTFVGHQGPVWCLCVYSTGDLLFSGSSDKTIKVWDTCTTYKCQKTLEGHDGIVLALCIQGNRLYSGSADCTIIVWDIQTLQKVNTIRAHDNPVCTLVSSHNMLFSGSLKAIKVWDIVGTELKLKKELTGLNHWVRALVASQNHLYSGSYQTIKIWDIRSLECVHVLQTSGGSVYSIAVTNHHIVCGTYENLIHVWDIESKEQVRTLTGHVGTVYALAVISTPDQTKVFSASYDRSLRVWSMDNMICTQTLLRHQGSVTALAVSRGRLFSGAVDSTVKVWTC
- the traf7 gene encoding E3 ubiquitin-protein ligase TRAF7 isoform X2; its protein translation is MSSSKSCRYNRYSAGALANPGSPSATTMDSGIGSRMEASFGPTFSAVAAGAKEGTSNYKQHRRTPSSSSTLTYSPRDDDDGMPPIGTPRRSDSAISIRSLHSESNMSLRSTFSLHEEEEDTEPQVFAEQPSVKLCCQLCCNVFKDPVITTCGHTFCRRCALTSDKCPVDAAKLTVVVNNIAVAEQIGELFIHCKYGCRATACAAGAAAAASNATVAGKPGAFEVDPLGCPFTIKLSARKEHESSCDYRPVRCPNNPLCPPLLTMNLEAHLKECEHIKCPHSKYGCTFIGNQDTYETHLEVCKFEGLKEFLQQTDDRFHEMQLTLAQKDQDIAFLRSMLGKLSEKLDQLEKNLELKFDVLDENQSKLSEDLMEFRRDASMLNDELSHINARLNMGILGSYDPQQIFKCKGTFVGHQGPVWCLCVYSTGDLLFSGSSDKTIKVWDTCTTYKCQKTLEGHDGIVLALCIQGNRLYSGSADCTIIVWDIQTLQKVNTIRAHDNPVCTLVSSHNMLFSGSLKAIKVWDIVGTELKLKKELTGLNHWVRALVASQNHLYSGSYQTIKIWDIRSLECVHVLQTSGGSVYSIAVTNHHIVCGTYENLIHVWDIESKEQVRTLTGHVGTVYALAVISTPDQTKVFSASYDRSLRVWSMDNMICTQTLLRHQGSVTALAVSRGRLFSGAVDSTVKVWTC